In the genome of Thermodesulfobacteriota bacterium, the window TCTGCTGCCCCTCTTCTCGCTCACCGAGCCGCCAGCCAGGGATCTGACCTTCGACCTGACCATCGGCAGCCACGCCCCCTTTCTGATCAGGAGCAACATGGCGGCGGGCTCCCTGCGGCCGAGCCTGCGGTTGCAGGGCACCGGCGAGCTGCCGATCCTGGCCGGCGAGGTGTACGTGGATGCGACCCAGGTGCCCCTGCCGGCTGGACGGCTGCTCATCGAGACCGGGGTGATCCGCTTCGCTGAAAGCCAGGCCGAGGATGCCTCGTTGAGCCTGTCCGGCAGGAGCCGCCTGCGTGGCTATGATGTTGCCGCGGCGATCCAGGGCACCCTGGCCGAGCCGGTGGTCACCCTGTCCTCCAACCCGCCGCTGCCGGACGACGAGCTTCTGCTCCTGTTTCTGACCGGTCAGCTGCCCCAGAAGGGCAGCCAGCCCGCCCCCCGGGGCAGCCGCAACACCGCGGTCATGGTGTACGTGGGCCGGAGCCTCCTTGGGCAGATCCTGGGGCAGGAGAGCGTGGAGGCGGACGAATCGGTTCTGGACCGGTTGGACGTGGAGGTCGGTCGAGAGATGACCCGGGAAGGCGAGGAGACCATCGACGCCCAGTTCCGCCTGGGCGAAAGCCTCGTGCGCGAGGGTGACACCCTGTACCTGACTGCGGACAAGGATGTCTACGACTTCTACAACGTAGGGCTCAAGCTTGTCTTCCGCTTCCGATAGACCCTGTTTCTGGCAGAAGACGCCAGGGGGCAGCCCCACGGCGCAGGCATTCCGCAGCCTGCTGCTGTGGCTGGTCGTCCTTGGTCTGGTGCTGCCCGGCCCGACTGGCGCCGCCCAGGAAACTGTGCTCCCCCTCCTGCCAGGGGTCAGGAGCTACCGCCTCGACTTCCAAGGCAACGAACGGCTGTCGACCTGGCAGCTTGGGGAGGCGATTCAGGAGGAGCGGGCTGACCTTGACCGGCAAGGGCCGAGCGCGGCCATTGCTGACGACGCCGCCTTCCAGATCGAGCTGGCCTACCGGCGCGCCGGCCATCCCTTCGCCGAGGTGCACTATGCGATCGAGGCCGGCCAGCCGGCCGTCATCACCTTCCGGATCAACGAGGGTCCTCTGGTTCGCATCCGGGATCTGCGCCTGGTGGGCAACCGCGACGTCACCGCTGAGGAGCTGGCCCCGTTCCTGAAAGCGCACGGCCTGACCATCGGCCCGGGCACGGCGATCTTCGAGCAGGCGGGGCTGGAGGCCGCAGCCAGTGAGATGCGGGACTTCTATCTCGGGGAAGGCTTTCGCCAGGCGCGTGTCCGCCCGCACGTGGAGATCGACCGTGGTGCCGGGGCCGCCGTGGTGGAGATGGCCATCGAGGAGGGGAGCCGCGCCATGATCCGGGAGGTACGCTTTGCCGGCGAGGTGCTGCCGGATGCTGCCGCGCCCCTGGCGCAGCTGGCCGCCGAGATCACGGATACCGCCTATGTGGTCCGCAAGCGGCTGCTCCTGCGCAGCCGAGTCCTCCAGGTTTATGGCGAGCGCGGCTATCCGGAGGCCAGCGTGGCGATCGAGGAGGTGGCGGGTGCGGAGCCAGGGGACCTCGGTCTGGTGGTGCAAATCACCCCCGGCCCCTGGGTCCGGATCAGCGAGGTGGTCATCACCGGCAACGACAAGACCCGGGATGACTTCATCCGGAGCCGCCTGCAGCTGCAGCCTGGCCAGGCCTTCGACCTGGCAGCCAGAAGGGGTAGCTTCCACGAGCTGTACAGCACAGGGCTGTTCTCGGAGGTGGCCTTGGATCTGGAGCCGGATGGGGCCAGGGAGGCCCGGCGGCTGACCGTGCGGGTAACCGAAGCGCCCAGCCGGGAGCTGTTCGTGGAGCCCGGTTGGGGGTCGTATGAGCTGGCCCGTCTCGGTCTCGGCTACACCGACCGCAACCTGCAAGGCAGCGGCCGGGTCTTCCAGGCCGAGGGCGGGGTCTCGGTGAAAGGGGAGCGGCTGCAGCTGGCGTTTACCGACCCCTGGCTGCTGGGCTCGGATCTGACCGCCAGCCTGCCAGTGTCGTACCGGCGGCGGGAGGAGCCCTCCTTTACCCGGCGGGAGGCCATCGTCACTGCTCAGCTTTCCCGGCAGCTCTCCGACGCCGCGACGGCCTCCCTGGCCTATGCCGGCAGCACGACCCGGATCACCGACCTGGCCGCCGGCGCAACCCTGGAGGCCAGCGACACCGACTACAACCTGGCCAGCCTCCGGGCGCAAGGCACCTTCGATACCCGGGATGATCTCTTCTTCCCCACCACCGGTTGGCGATTGGCCATGGGCCTGGAGACCGCCGATCCCCTGCTGGGCAGCCAGATCGGCTTCGTGCGCTGGACCGCCAGCGCCCGCCACTTCTTGCAACTGGGACCGCAATCAGTGCTGGGCCTGCGCTACGCCACCGGCCTCATCCTGCCCGGCCGCGGCCAGGTGACCATCCCGGTCAGCGAACGGTTTTTCAACGGTGGTGAGGGCTCGGTGCGCAGCTTCGAGGAGTCCCAGCTCGGCCCCCGGGATCCGGCTGCCGGTGAGCCTCTGGGCGGCAACGCCTACAACGTCCTCACCCTGGAGCTCCGGCGCCGCCTGGGGGAGAGCTGGGCGGGGAGCCTGTTCGTGGATGCCGGCAACATCTCCCCCAACCGCTCCCGGGCCGAGCGTGGTCTGCCCCCCTATAACGACTCATCCCAGGTGGTTGCGGCCACCTGGGATGAGTATCTCCGGGATTTCCGGGCCGGGATCGGGATGGGGCTCCAGTACCTCCTGCCCGTGGGGCCGGCCCGGGTCGACCTGGCGGTCAACCCATGGCCGGACGAGGACCGGGGCGAAGAGCCCTATGCCGTCCACCTCAGTGTCGGCATGGCGTTCTAGAGCGCGCCATCGCTGGGCTGGTCCGCGCTATTCCTCCAGGAAGGCCTCCAGATCACGCCGGCTGGCCACCCGGCGCAGCCGCTTCAAGGCCTTCTTCTCGATCTGGCGAATGCGCTCCCGGGAGAGGCTGAAGCGCCGGCCGATCTCTTCCAGGGTGTGATCCTGGTCCTCGTCGATGCCGAAGCGCAGGCGGATGACCTTCTCCTCCCGGGGGCTCAGGTTGGCGAGGATGTTGCGAATGTTCTCCGACAGCTGCCGATCCTTGGTCACATCGAAGCCGGTAGCGGCATTGGGCTCTTCCAGGAGATCCCCCAGGGTACTGTCGCCATCCCCCACCGGTGTCTCCACGGAGACCGGGGTGAGGTTGCTCTGGAGGATGGCCAACACCTTGGGCAGCCGCAGGCCGGTGCGCTCGCACAGCTCCTGGGGGGTGGGATCACGCCCCAGCTCCTTGACCTGGGCGGCGTACGACTTGAAGAACTGGGCCCGCATCTCCAGAAAATGCACCGGCAAACGGATGGTGCGGGTCTTGTCCAGAATGGCTCGGGTCACCGACTGACGGATCCACCAGGAGGCGTAAGTGCTGAACCGGTTGCCCTTGGCATAGTCGAAGCGGTAGACCGCCCGCATCAGGCCCAGATTGCCTTCCTGGATGAGGTCAGCCAGGGAGAGCCCTCGCCCGAGGTAGCGCTTGACGATTGAGACCACCAGCCGCAGGTTGGCCGTGGTCATCCGGTGTGTCGCCTCATCCACCGCCAGGGCGTACTCCTCCACCTGCAGGCCGAGGCTCCGGAGCTCCTGATCCTGGGGCTGCAGGCCGGCCGCGATCTTGACCCCCTGGCGCAGGGCGTTCAGGCGGCTCTTCCGGGGGCGAAAGACGCTGTCCAGGCGCTGCCAGCGCTCGATCTTGCGCTGCAGATCCCGGATGCCCGGAGAGGACGATCCGCTGCCCCGCACCGCCTCGACAATGGCGGCGTAGCCGTGCTGGATGGAGCGGCTGCAGGTCACCTCTTCCTCCGGCGTGAGGAGGGCGTAGCGTCCCATCTCCCGCAGATAGGAGACGGTGGCCTCCTCCAGGTCGCTCTCCTCATCCGGGGGGGGGGCCAGGGTGGCCTCGCCGGCGGCTGGGCCGCTTTCCTCCTCCTCGGCGTGTGCTTCCCCGCCCTCAACCCCAGGCTCAGCAGCCTCGCCACCGGGCTCGGCCAGCTCCACCTCGGCCATCCAATCCACCTTGGCCTCCTCCAGGGACTCCAGGATATCCCGCCGCTCCGACGGTGCCTCGTCCCCATCCACGAGGAGGTTATTCAACAGGGCCAAAACTTCACCCTCTTGCCAACCGTTGTCTGCACGAAGCTCACTCACTCTCGCTGTCATGGCGCACCATTTCGGGTGACTGGGGGAAGCGGTGCCGCGACACCGCAGGAAAAAAACAGGGGGCGAAGCGAGCCTTCACCCCAGCGTCAGACTATAGGACACGACAATGTGAAAAAAGTTCGCAGGAAACTCCACGCCGGCCCCAACGCCGGTTAGAGATAGTAGGAGATGAGAAAAAGGAGAGGAATGAGCAGACCAGCGCCGGTCAGCCAGCCGCCCCGTCCCGTGATCCCCTGCCGGCCACGCAGCATGAAGAGGCCGGTGCCCGCCAGGAGCATGAGGGCCACGGCATACAGATCAGCGACCAAGGTCCAGAGGCGTTTCGGATGGTTGAGGTGCAAAAAGTTCATCGGCCGCAGGAGCGGTCTCGGCTGCACCTTCTCCCAGGTCACCCGGGATGAAGCCAAGTCCACCACCAGCTTGTCCCTGCCCACCAGGATCTGCAGACTTTCAGGGCCTGCCTGAAACACCGCCGAGGCCGGGGTGGTGATGGCCAGCTGCCGCAGGACCTCTCGGGCTGTCGCCTCCGGCCCGCTGGCCATGGGCAGCGCTTCGAGGGTCCGCTCGACCCGCTCGATCCGGTAGCTGGGGTTCCAGGCGTCCATATGGTTCACCGCCACCCCCGAGATCCCGTAGATCAGGGTAAGCCCCACGCACAGATAGCCGGCATCACGATGGATGGCGGCATTCCACCTTCGCCACGACATGACCAGGGCTGTTGCAGCTAGCTTTCGATCCTGGCCCCCAGGCCACGAATCCGGTAGATCGTTTCGGGAGCGGTCACCGACCGCTCGTCAAAGGGACGCCCCTCTTCCTCGGCGAGATGCCGGTGCCAGCGCACCGTCTCCTCCAGGGTCA includes:
- a CDS encoding BamA/TamA family outer membrane protein translates to MLPLLPGVRSYRLDFQGNERLSTWQLGEAIQEERADLDRQGPSAAIADDAAFQIELAYRRAGHPFAEVHYAIEAGQPAVITFRINEGPLVRIRDLRLVGNRDVTAEELAPFLKAHGLTIGPGTAIFEQAGLEAAASEMRDFYLGEGFRQARVRPHVEIDRGAGAAVVEMAIEEGSRAMIREVRFAGEVLPDAAAPLAQLAAEITDTAYVVRKRLLLRSRVLQVYGERGYPEASVAIEEVAGAEPGDLGLVVQITPGPWVRISEVVITGNDKTRDDFIRSRLQLQPGQAFDLAARRGSFHELYSTGLFSEVALDLEPDGAREARRLTVRVTEAPSRELFVEPGWGSYELARLGLGYTDRNLQGSGRVFQAEGGVSVKGERLQLAFTDPWLLGSDLTASLPVSYRRREEPSFTRREAIVTAQLSRQLSDAATASLAYAGSTTRITDLAAGATLEASDTDYNLASLRAQGTFDTRDDLFFPTTGWRLAMGLETADPLLGSQIGFVRWTASARHFLQLGPQSVLGLRYATGLILPGRGQVTIPVSERFFNGGEGSVRSFEESQLGPRDPAAGEPLGGNAYNVLTLELRRRLGESWAGSLFVDAGNISPNRSRAERGLPPYNDSSQVVAATWDEYLRDFRAGIGMGLQYLLPVGPARVDLAVNPWPDEDRGEEPYAVHLSVGMAF
- a CDS encoding sigma-70 family RNA polymerase sigma factor, with the translated sequence MALLNNLLVDGDEAPSERRDILESLEEAKVDWMAEVELAEPGGEAAEPGVEGGEAHAEEEESGPAAGEATLAPPPDEESDLEEATVSYLREMGRYALLTPEEEVTCSRSIQHGYAAIVEAVRGSGSSSPGIRDLQRKIERWQRLDSVFRPRKSRLNALRQGVKIAAGLQPQDQELRSLGLQVEEYALAVDEATHRMTTANLRLVVSIVKRYLGRGLSLADLIQEGNLGLMRAVYRFDYAKGNRFSTYASWWIRQSVTRAILDKTRTIRLPVHFLEMRAQFFKSYAAQVKELGRDPTPQELCERTGLRLPKVLAILQSNLTPVSVETPVGDGDSTLGDLLEEPNAATGFDVTKDRQLSENIRNILANLSPREEKVIRLRFGIDEDQDHTLEEIGRRFSLSRERIRQIEKKALKRLRRVASRRDLEAFLEE
- a CDS encoding PepSY-associated TM helix domain-containing protein, producing MSWRRWNAAIHRDAGYLCVGLTLIYGISGVAVNHMDAWNPSYRIERVERTLEALPMASGPEATAREVLRQLAITTPASAVFQAGPESLQILVGRDKLVVDLASSRVTWEKVQPRPLLRPMNFLHLNHPKRLWTLVADLYAVALMLLAGTGLFMLRGRQGITGRGGWLTGAGLLIPLLFLISYYL